The DNA segment ACCTGGTCCTTCCAGTCGGCGTCACTCGAGACGACCGTGTCGGTGGCACCGAACTTCCTCGCCTGCTCGACCCGGTTGGCGTCGAGGTCGATTGCGATGATCCGCGAGGGGCCGTAGAGACCGGCAGTGGCGATCGCAGCGAGCCCGACCGGGCCAGCGCCGACGACCGCGACAACGTCGCCGGCCTTGACCCTGCCGTATTTCACGCCGATCTCGTGCCCGGTCGGCAGGATGTCCGAGAGCACCGTTCCCTGCTGGGGGGTGACGTTCTCGGGAAGCGGGTAGACCGACGTCTCGGCGAAGGGAACGCGCACGAATTCGGCCTGCGTACCGTCGATGAGATGGCCGAAGATCCAGCCGATGCCGGATGCCCCCTCGTCGGCGAGGCAGTGCGAGTAGACCCCCATCTTGCAGTAGCTGCAGTGTCCGCAGGCGGAGACGCAGGAGAGGATGACCTGGTCGCCCACCTTGAGGCTCGTGACGGCGGCCCCGAGTTCGGTGATGGTGCCCACGCCCTCGTGGCCGAGGATCCGGCCCACCTCGACAGCCGGAACATCCCCCTTGAGGATGTGCAGGTCGGTGCCACAGATGGTCGTCGTGTCGATCTTCACGATGACGTCCGTCGGCTGCAGGATCGTCGGGTTGGGAACCTCTTCCCATGATTTCTGGCCTGGACCTTTGTAGACGAGCGCCTTCATGGAGTTCCTTTTCGATAGATGGGAATAGTTCAACTCAGTTGACCATATTTGCGCCGCAACCCGCGCGGCTAGAGCCTTACGGCCCGAGGCTCAGCAACCGGTTCTACGATGGGCAGGTGAGACGTCGCCCACCCGAAGCCATCTACGACACCGCCATCGTCCTCGGGCGCGCTCTGTTCGGATTCTGGCGCCTTCGGCGCTCGGCGACGGGACTCGCGAACCTCCCGGACTCGGGGGGAGCGGTCATCGCGATGACCCACTTCGGCTACCTCGAATTCGCCCTCGTCGAGTGGGCGACCTGGATGCACAACAAGCGCCGCATCCGCTTCATGGCCAAGCGAGCGGTCTTCGACAAGCCCGTGCTGGGCTCCGTACTGCGAGGAATGCGCCACATCTCGGTGGACATGACGGCCGGCGCCTCGGCGTACGCCGAGGCTGTCACCGCCCTGCGCAATGGCGAACTCATCGGGGTCTTCCCCGAGGCCGGCGTCAACTCCTCGTTCACGGTGCGCGAGCTCAAGACGGGTGCGGTGCGCCTCGCGGCAGAGGCTGGAGTGCCGATCATCCCCGTCGCGATCTGGGGCGGCCACCGCTTGCTCACCAAGAACCACAAGGTTGGGTTTCGCGAGCGCTTCGGTGTTCTCGTGACCTACGCCTTCGGTCCTCCGATGACTGCCTCAGCGAGCGACGACGTGCGTAAGCGCACCAACGCACTGCGTGACGAGCTTCAGGGTTTGGTCGATCAGCTCCAGACGGGATATCCGGTCGACGGTAGCGACCAGTGGTGGCATCCGCGTCACCTCGGCGGAACCGCTCCGACGCCCGAGGAAGCCGCGGCGGCTGACGAGGAACGGCGACGACGACGCGAACAGGCAGCAAGCGGCGGCTGACGCCCCACAGCTCACACCCCGGCTGGCTTCCCGCGGGTCGTCGGACCCTTTCGGCCACTCACGGCTCGGCGTACCCTCGAAGTGACCCGTCGCCGCCGCAGAACTAAGGAGCCACGTCAATGCAACCGGTACTGCCCACCCAAACCGATCTCCGCGAACTCACCAGTCACCGCGACGAGGCGTGCATCTCGATCTACCTTCGCTCGTCACCGATACCGAGGGAAAGCGACGAATCGAGGATTGCGCTCAAGGGAGCCGTCGCGCACGCGGAGCGAGAGCTGAAGGAGAAGGGGATGGATCCCGAGCAGCTGCGCGAGATCATCGGACCGCTCGAAGACCTCGACGATGATCCGGCGTTCTGGACCGACCAGACCCGCGGCTTCGCCATCTTCGCCGCGCCGGGGTTCCTGAGGGTCTTCCGACTCGTCAACGACCTGCGCAACCACCTCGCGGTCGGCGACCGATTCGACATCGGCATGCTGCTGAGGGCCGTGTCGTTCAGCCACGAGGCCTTCGTGCTCTCCCTCACCGAGGGCACGATTGAGCTCTACGCCCTCACGAGCAACCAGCCGGTGCGGCACCTCGAACTGCAGCTGCCGGATGATGTGCACAGCGTGCTCGAGTACACGACAAGCGAGGACGACGCCCCAATGCCGCGCGCCCAGGGCGCCAGGGGAGAGAAGACAGAGCAGCGCAAGTACTGCCGTATCGCGCAGGATGCCGTGCTCGACGCGATCGGCGACAGCACGATTCCGCTAATCCTCGCCGCAAGCATCGACCTCGAGCCGGCCTATCGCGCCGTCAACCACTACCGGCATCTCGCTGAACAGGGCGTCGGGGCGAACCCGGAGTCGCTCAGCCTTGTCGATCTCACTGAGCGCGCCCGCGCGATTCTGGATGACCTTCACGCCGCGGACCTCACCTCGTGGTGGGAGCACTTCGAACTCGAACGGTCGCGAGACAAGGCCACCGCCGACCTCGGTCACGTGGCCAGGGCTGCGACGGCGGCCGCGATCGACGAGCTGGTCTTCGACATGGACTCCACCCTCGAGGGATCGATCGACGAGGCCGGCGCGCTCCAGGTCGCACAGGGCGCGTCCGCCGACACCTACGGCATCGTCGACGAGATCGCGGCGCGGGTGCTTCGCGCTGGAGGAACGGCGCGCGCAGTGAGGTCCGACGACATGCCGGCTGGATCCCCGGTCGCCGCGGTGCTGCGCTACCCCTACTGACCGCCGCGCCTGCGGGCGCCCCTTTCTACGGAACAGCCTCCACCATGAGCCACGCCATCATGTAGGCGCGACTGTTGCCGTCGTCGATCCGCTCGTCGCTCAGCGTCGGCGCGATGTCGAGAGCCGCCGCCGCGGCATCCGGCCCCTCGAGAGCGGAGTACATGAGCAGGTAGTCGCCGAACAGCACGTCGAACCCGTCGGGCGCGGAATCCTCGAGGTTCGCGCGCACCCGATCGGGGTCGACCCCGAGGTAGCCGGACACCGGGCTGATGGGCAGCACGACGATGCCGAGCATCGCGCTCGGCTCGGCGCTGAACCAGGTGGCATAGTCGCGCTTGCCGCCCCAGACAAGGGAGGTGATGGTGTGGTCGAACCCCTCGTAGAGCGGGTCGTCGAGAGGGAAGTCGGTCCAGTAGGCGCGCGCCGAGTCCGCCTCGGCCGACAGCATCCAGGTCGCCGCCGTGAGGAGGGCCGGCTGGTCGCTCGCGGTCGCCCAGAGGGCCAAGCCGTTCCAGGCCGTCACCGCCTCGGAGCTTGATTCCTGGTTGTTGCCGTCGCCGAATGGCGAGGTGCCGCTCGCCCAGGAATGGCTTCCGTAGGCGTCGAACACCCGCAGCTCGGGGAAATAGCTGCTCTCGCCCGACGTAGCAAGGTCCGCCGCGAGGAGGTTCATCACCGGAGCCCACTCCTCGGCGAGGCGCGGGTCGTCAGCCGCGACAACACCGGCTGCGTAGAGAAAGTAGCCGTAGTGAAAGTGGTGGTCGTTGAACTCCTCGGAGCCGAACGACGTCATGAGCCCGACGATCCCCTTCCCCTCGGCGTCGTAGACGAAGCACTGCACGTCGCGCACCTCGCAACCGCCCGGCTCCATCCACTCACCGATCTGCGTGACGAGACGGTCTTTGAGCTCGTCGGCCGCATCGTCAGCGCCGACCTGACGAGCGACGCTCATGAGGTTCGCGGAACGGTAGAGCGACTTGCCACCGAAGTAGGTGTCCTCGGCGAACGGTAGGGATGACTCCACATCCTCCGCGACCTGATCGGCCAGCGCGGCTCGCCGCTCGTCGTCCAGCCCCGAGAGGTCGAGCTGGCCAGACGGCTCGAGCAGCGGCGCCGCCCACTGGAGAGTGTCGCCAACACACAACCGCATCTCGCCGTAGACGCTGGGATAGCTTCCCTCCGCACAGTCGCTTCCGCCGACGAGCGCGCCGTGCTGGTGCGGCAGGGCGGCGAAAAGGGTCTCGCCGTCGCCCTCCGTCTCGTAGCGGATGCTCGTGGTGACGCGCTCGGCGTCGACGGTGTAGGCGAGGCTCGTGCCGGTGATCGGATGCCTCGCCGCCTCGGCGAAATCGGCGAGATCGGCGCCGTCGGCGACCGCGAACCAGCTGGCGTGCTGGTCGCCGTCGAGCTTCAGCGTCGTGCCCGTGTCGGACAGCGACCCCTCACTGACGAGGCCATAGGTCGTGCCGTCGATCTCCGCGGTCCACAGCCCCTCGGACCTATCCGGCGTGAACGCCGTGCGCAGCTGAACGTCCACCGCCTCCGAAGCCGTGAAGTGCACAAAGGGCGACCCCTGGGCGATCACCGTTGTGCCCAGTTCGGTGTCGCCGTCAAACTGCGAGATCGTGACTGAAGCGGTGTCGTAGGCGGTGACCCGGTGCGAGTCCGCGCCGATGTCTGCTCCAACGTGCCCGACGAACCCGCCCATGATCACCTTGGGTGCCGTGGTCACGTTCGGCACGCCGAGTTCGAACCCGCCGCCGGTCAGCTGGAACGACAGCGGGAGCGGAAACACCGGCATCGAGTCCTCGCCGAAGACGAGGCCCGAGAACCAGCGGTTGGTCGGGGAGAGCAATCCCTCGGCCAGACGCGCCTCGGGAAGTTGCGCGACAGTCCGCTCCGGGACGGCGGCGACGAGGGGCGCGACAGCGGAATCGGGGAAGAGCTCGCCGCCGGACGCCCCCTCCCCCACGGGTCCGCGCTCGTCATCCGCACCACCGAATGAGCACCCGGTCACGGCGAGCAGCAGCGCGAGCGCCGCAGCGGCGGGCGAGAGCATCCGGGCACACCTCCGGGCACACACGTCAGAGCCCGATCCTGCGCAGGAAGTCGAAGAGCCCGTCGCCGACGCCGGCGAGGGGCCCGTCGTCGCGCAGCGAGAGTCTCGCCGTGACGGGGGTACCGCGGGAGATCAGATCGTTGAACGCGCCATCCTCGAGTTCGTCGCTGTCAATTCGCACGGAGGTCTCGGCCTCCCCCGCCGTCGTCGTCACCTCGATCGAGGTCACGACGCCGTCGACGAGCGCCTGGTTCGGCAGCGCGATCTCGACCACCGCGCCATCCTCGATTCGTGCGTAGTCCCGGCTCGAGAGCACGTAGTCGGCGGCGACGAACAGAGAGCCGACCTGGTCGATAGTGGCGAGCACCTGGCCGGCCTGTACGAATGAGCCACGCTCAGTCGAAATCCCTGACACCGTGCCGTCGACCGCCGCCGTGAGGGTGACGATACCCTCCGGCGTGACCGTGTACGCGATGGTGTCGGGCTGGATGAGCCCCTCGGCGAGGTCGGCCTGAAGCGACGGACTCTGCACGATGAAGAGCCGGTCGCCCGCCGCCACAGCATCGCCGTCGTCGACGAACCGTTTGACCAGGGTGCCTCCGTAGTCGGTCCCAACCGGGTAGCGGTCAGCTTCAATGGAGGCCGAGGCGCTCGTCACTTGCGCCTGGCGCTGGTTAAAGACCACTGTGAGGGCGGCGACGATGACGACGACTCCGATGAGTCCGAAGAAGAGTTTGAAGCGATTTTTCCACGTCATGAGGTGAGTGCCGCCTTTCGGGGAGAGCGAGCGGTGCGGGGAGATTCTGCGGTGACGCGCCGGGCCTTGCTGTTCTGCCGCTGCCTGCTCGACTCGCGCATGGCGGCGACGACGAAGCTTCCGAGGATGAAGGTGTTCGTGACGTTCCACGCCATCGCGAGCGTCGGGACTCCGTTTCCGAGATCGCGCCAGATGGCGACGACGGAGGTGAGCAGCAGGAACACGAAGAACAGAACCTGGGGAATCATGAAGTTGAAGGGAGAGCTGGCCTTCGACTTGTCGCCGGTGGCACTCCAGCGCTGCTCCTTTCCGACGAGCACGTTCACGAGCGCGGCGACATAGATCGGGAAGGATGC comes from the Marisediminicola antarctica genome and includes:
- a CDS encoding zinc-dependent alcohol dehydrogenase family protein, producing the protein MKALVYKGPGQKSWEEVPNPTILQPTDVIVKIDTTTICGTDLHILKGDVPAVEVGRILGHEGVGTITELGAAVTSLKVGDQVILSCVSACGHCSYCKMGVYSHCLADEGASGIGWIFGHLIDGTQAEFVRVPFAETSVYPLPENVTPQQGTVLSDILPTGHEIGVKYGRVKAGDVVAVVGAGPVGLAAIATAGLYGPSRIIAIDLDANRVEQARKFGATDTVVSSDADWKDQVFAMTDGLGVDVAIEAVGIPQTFTMCLDIVRPAGAVANVGVHGKSVDFPLQDLWISNINISMGLVNTDTLDILLKLVAQKKIVAENFVSHTFELGDIIEAYDVFGRAAETKALKVILNA
- a CDS encoding lysophospholipid acyltransferase family protein; the encoded protein is MRRRPPEAIYDTAIVLGRALFGFWRLRRSATGLANLPDSGGAVIAMTHFGYLEFALVEWATWMHNKRRIRFMAKRAVFDKPVLGSVLRGMRHISVDMTAGASAYAEAVTALRNGELIGVFPEAGVNSSFTVRELKTGAVRLAAEAGVPIIPVAIWGGHRLLTKNHKVGFRERFGVLVTYAFGPPMTASASDDVRKRTNALRDELQGLVDQLQTGYPVDGSDQWWHPRHLGGTAPTPEEAAAADEERRRRREQAASGG
- a CDS encoding glycosyl hydrolase; the encoded protein is MLSPAAAALALLLAVTGCSFGGADDERGPVGEGASGGELFPDSAVAPLVAAVPERTVAQLPEARLAEGLLSPTNRWFSGLVFGEDSMPVFPLPLSFQLTGGGFELGVPNVTTAPKVIMGGFVGHVGADIGADSHRVTAYDTASVTISQFDGDTELGTTVIAQGSPFVHFTASEAVDVQLRTAFTPDRSEGLWTAEIDGTTYGLVSEGSLSDTGTTLKLDGDQHASWFAVADGADLADFAEAARHPITGTSLAYTVDAERVTTSIRYETEGDGETLFAALPHQHGALVGGSDCAEGSYPSVYGEMRLCVGDTLQWAAPLLEPSGQLDLSGLDDERRAALADQVAEDVESSLPFAEDTYFGGKSLYRSANLMSVARQVGADDAADELKDRLVTQIGEWMEPGGCEVRDVQCFVYDAEGKGIVGLMTSFGSEEFNDHHFHYGYFLYAAGVVAADDPRLAEEWAPVMNLLAADLATSGESSYFPELRVFDAYGSHSWASGTSPFGDGNNQESSSEAVTAWNGLALWATASDQPALLTAATWMLSAEADSARAYWTDFPLDDPLYEGFDHTITSLVWGGKRDYATWFSAEPSAMLGIVVLPISPVSGYLGVDPDRVRANLEDSAPDGFDVLFGDYLLMYSALEGPDAAAAALDIAPTLSDERIDDGNSRAYMMAWLMVEAVP
- a CDS encoding biotin/lipoyl-binding protein encodes the protein MTWKNRFKLFFGLIGVVVIVAALTVVFNQRQAQVTSASASIEADRYPVGTDYGGTLVKRFVDDGDAVAAGDRLFIVQSPSLQADLAEGLIQPDTIAYTVTPEGIVTLTAAVDGTVSGISTERGSFVQAGQVLATIDQVGSLFVAADYVLSSRDYARIEDGAVVEIALPNQALVDGVVTSIEVTTTAGEAETSVRIDSDELEDGAFNDLISRGTPVTARLSLRDDGPLAGVGDGLFDFLRRIGL